The DNA window ACTTGAGTAACAAATAGCAATTAAAGAGCACTAAATTTCTGTGTAAGTTTTATTCAATTGTGCTAAAATGTGCCAGATTAATAGACGTTTTTGATTATGTTAATcagaaaactttaaatatgtatatattttatgacaaCAAAGATtaagtagtaaaaaaaatactttgtcaaaatttagcgaatattttcaacataacataattattagaattaaattatttaataaaaatgtctaaatGCAACTActgtataaaattgattaaatttgttttaaaatattctttgttattCTATGTCTATCTATTAAACTAGCACACAGATATTTCTGCACAAttgaatgtaatttatataaaattaattgcaacttttttaaattaatgtaattattctcGATTTTTAGATAGTCTCTCAACTAATTTGCAAGAAAAATCAAGAGTAGAGCAATTAATTAGCAAAAAAgtcaattaacttttatataagtCGTATTAAATCCATGAAGTGTGGCTGTAGTTACTTAATAGATATACTATTATCTTATTTGTGTTTTTCTTaacttacattttaaaaatagttctaAGAAAAGAGATAAACACAAGATATATTTGACGCATAAATTGTACCTGTTTGTGTTACGTGTCTGATATTCCGCGTTTCGTGTTTTGCATTATGTTTTGCGCGCTTTCCGTATTGTGTTATGTTGTGAatggcgttttttttttatactccatctaattttaatagaattttgtaATGACCATTACCACCAGTGTAGTTTAACTTTGATTTCAaggtttattttactttttatcttttcctaatttttaatcttagaaaaagataaagaatgaGTTAAATCGAGATCTAAGATAATCGAATACATATATggaaatgaattttaatgactAGTATAATGTACTGGTATTGTTACATTATAGTTACGCagctttttttatgtaatatctgCGCAGCAACAGTATTACGATATCGATCTTGATGTTAAGAGAATTCtgctactaaaaaattttaatgaaattaataatttacaatgttttacaaataaattttctttcgatctttcttaatatttaaaatataattaaattatttaatataattattttttaattattaacgatattaatgaatgttatgtattgtgataaaatatatattaaattattttttattttaactttatataaaaatgcacccttattaataaattaataaattaaattattttttatataaatagtaatttttttgtattttaaattgattaaatttattagaaatttctCTTGATgatttaattagtttaatcagagaaagaaaaatcacataaaaattttttataaaaaatttaacatactgaataaagagttaatgatttttattcttcttcaATCAGTAAATTTCATTAGATTTCATTTGTTATACCAAGatctcatatttaaaaataatatataaaatttgaataatttaaaatatttacactagaaaactttgttatattgtaGCAGTTGAAcgatatttgttttttctaatatatgaGAGTGAACATTCCTAAcagatatgtatatgtataattgcgCATATGATTCATATATGTTTATCCCTTTAATCTGTTGCTGGGAGTTGTGTACTGACATCACTGTTTCTAACAATGTCGTAGTCGTGTTTTACGAAGAAATCCCCTAGGACGGAAAACGTCTGTCGGATTCGCGGGAATAGGTAGTTATCGAAGGCCTTGATTTAATTACCTGTAAGTTTGTAAACGTTAGACCGATAAATCGTGTTGATTATTCTTGCATCAGATATGAGTTTTTACGGTGTTCAGTCTTTTGCAACGTGACGTATTATGAAGTTGCAGCAAGAAACTAACCTAAAAGGAACATTCTTGACGTAACATAGTCTGTATTATTGTCACTGATTGCCcacaaaatcttattaaacGATGAGCGATGCGTATCAAAGCTCTGCTATTGTTGCTTATCTGCATAGCAGGGAGCAGCATCGTTTTTATCGCCTTCAGCAATCAACGACCTTCCATACAGACTTTAGTAACAGAGACTCACAAACAGTTGCGGAGCTTCCAGGTAAGTACATTATTAGATCTACTTTTtaccatttattttttccacgAATCTTACACGCAAGATTTTGCTTTTaggaaaatttaaaagatgttGAGGAGAAACGTCTAGTAACAGATTCCAAGTACCTTGCATTGCTTGGTCTGGATGGACAAATAACCACCACGCCGATCAGTTTAAAACCTCATAATGTAACGGTTGTGTCGCTCGTAAGGCCTGGAAGCGAGCAATATATTTATGGCTTCGTTAGAAACGTCAGCCACTTTTTGCCAAATAAtagtattgtaatttatagtgTTGGTTTAAATGAAGattctttacaaaatattagatttgCCTGTAATTCTTCGAGATGTAATGTAACTCAGTTTGATTTAAATCCGTTTCCTGCTCATGTCGAAGATGACACACTGCATGTTTATAGACCTTTAGTTATTCAAGTGAGTAATTATTCTgaatatttatagatttttatggaaaaacTACTAATCAAATACTGCTTTTATACCATAGACAGCTTTAAATACACTAGGTAGTATAATCTATATGGATTCCAATATACGTCTGAATTCCTCAGACGTTGCAAAATATCTCTGTCCAAAATCTGGAATCTTAACTTGGCCTACAAGGCACGCCATTAGTTCTCTGACGCATCCAAAGATGTATGAATACTTTCATGCCTCTGCTGAAAGCTTCTTTTTTCTCCCACTGATTAGAGCATCACACTTGATAATTAgcaattttaaagatattaggGAAAAAGTAATGCTGCCTTGGGTCCAGTGTGCATTAACGAGGGATTGTATCTCCCCTATTGGtagatattttcttttacattctaatttacattgtataatttttaatttttataatgtttgatatttctgtaattttttttgttttaatgaggaaatgtatatatgtatgtatgtatgtatgtgtgtatgtatatatatatatatatatatatatatatatatataaagcagTTTTTTCCTTagatgttaaatttttaattgaatatttgtaGGTGCGCAATCGGCAGGCTGTAGATTCAACAAGAAGCCACAATATCGATATTCTGGTTGTCACGCATACGACACCTCCGcattaaatatagttttggGATTGCATTTTAACTTTGATGATACGTATTATGTACACAAGGAGCGAGAGACGTACTTTAACAAGATTCAGCCCGAGGAGATCACCGAAGAATATCTTATGATCACACGACAAAACAATGCCACCGAGACCAACGTAAAGAATCTTATTCAGGAGGGCTAAATCGTTTTTGATCTCATTTTACTTTAAGTAAAAACGTCGGATAAGCACAACTTAATTTAAGATTGTTAAGcgttgaattaaattataataaatagcgAAATGACCAACAAATTTGAAGTTACGTTTTAAAGGCgttttaaatgaatttaaaacCTGAATCTATTCctgtcttgtttttttttaattccttaatttttttattctttgcgaTAATCGagtaaaataatgtactaCATATTTGTATTGCAGTctcattacatttatttataaggcACTAAACTGTCTCGACTGACATttgacacacacatacatagtTCATACAATTCATGAATCTGTATGCTTTCAAGGACATCAGTAACacttgtactttttttttaacggccGACGAGAGCTAATTCAGATCTTGGCGAcgaaatttttcacaaaatatttgtctagtatacatatatacaaattaaataacattgaatatatataatttttaaataacagaaagaactttaaaattcttcgaaatacaatttattttacgtcGTAAATAATCGATACTTTATATGGAGATTATCTGTCGCGTTCTATATTTATCAGCTTCTTTTTCCCCTCTTTCATGATTCCGCAACATTTCAATGAAACGCATAAACGTATTAAACGTGATCGTGTTATTACGAGTTCAgtgcaaatatttagcaaGTAATAGTTTACACAGTCATTGATTTTTCCTCTTCTTGAAGTCGTTCGATATCAGACTTATTCATGAAGTAATATGAAGGTTGCCGAGATTTCtgaaaatcaagaaaattagCTCTGTTTTGTCagatagaaatatatacgtaGGCTTACCAGATCTTTGACGACGCGTTTCGCGCCTGTCTTAATCAATATGTTACTCAAGACCTCCACGGACGGCACGCCCATTGCATAATGAAGTGCCGTTCTCTCCAACTAAAACAAGATtagtgttaatattttatgtatgtacaatattttttttaaatttttgttataaacttAGTCAtaactcattaattattaattatgaaccttaatgcttttaaaaaattttgattattctCAACGAATatcataatttgtaataatccCAAGTAAAACACAGAGTGTTCTAAAATGACATTGCAAGGATATATGTCACTGGATAAAAGTatcttttatgtatttataagttacaaataaagttattacgACAATCTTACAATGTCATTATGATATGTTATCTTTAAATCGGTAGGGAATTGAGCCgattgttttacttttttttcattatttgtgcgttttagtatatttttccAAAGATTCATACATTATCGCCGATGCGTAATGTTTCTGGATACGTTTTTGCGATAAACTTGACGAGCCCTTCATCTTCCCGGAGTACAGCAATATGCAAAGCGCATCGGCCGATCGAATTCTTTCCAACCGCCAGCAATTTTCCACCtccattatttttacttaaaagttCCCTCGTCCGTTCCTCGTCGCTGGCCCGAATGGCAGCGTGCACTTCTTCGCGTTGATTCTAAAATACATATCAGACGATCACGTTAAAAACTATAACTCACAAAGTAGCGGTAtaacatttcttattaattatacgcAAGCCACATACCACGTAATTAGGAATTGATTGTAGAAATTGGACGGTAGCTTCGTGATCTCTTTGCGCGGCCACGTCGATGATGTTTACTCCGTCGTCTTCGGCGTCCAGAATATGATCGTAGCCCTCGAGCAGAAGCTCTACTAACTTTTCAGTCTCACCTACATATCGGGTTGATATCGTATGGGTTTTCGTAACTTTTATGTAAGCATAGCtagcactttttttttcttacctcTTGCCGCAAGATAAACAACGAAGCGGTCAATCTCTTCGACGTTCTCTCGGATATTTGCCTGTTCAGCAACGTCTCTGGCTGTCCGATATAATTCATCCCTAAAACCGACATTGACTAGCGTCTCTAGTAGCAGATGATACAAACCATCCTTCGAATAAGAACGAACTGCTGCGAAGTGGATCATACTTTGCCCATGTTcatccttaaaaaaatatctcttattCTTATTTGTTCTTacctttatttatatcataagtGATCTTTCAGTACAAGTAAAAATCGTAAcgttaattctaaaaaaaattatatcacgaaatttagattattatttgcgTACCCTATTAGGATTGCTAAATGTAGATTCAGGTATGTCTGAATCTGGGCTTCGGGGATAGCCAGCATCATCGTCGAACGTGTTGCCGTTCTcgatattattcaaattttcttcttCGCGATCAGGTATAATGAGAATATCGGATTCCTAAAAATTCGAATGAAGAAAATTAACGTAAATATCAATTGAAGTTAGTTGAATATTAATGCAAAAGCAATGGTGTTCAATTGTGACATTCAAttcttctataatttattcattccAATCAATTACATACCGGCTCCTTGGTTTTGTTCTTGCTagcaaaattgtataaatatgtcGCGAGATACGTGATTGGATCCTTTGGACGTGCGTTAGCAACTTCCGTTAATCCTTTGATTAAGGGATCACCTAGCGCTgaagaataaataatcttgttatattgatatttataaagatatggTACAATTACATAATACGAGTCTTACATGATGCTAAGTAATGTCCTTGCTCCGTACGAAATATTGAAATGTCACTATcatctgtaaaataaatccATTAGATTGTCAGATAAATAATacggaaaatattattaagagcgtgttattttaattaaaaaattgtcaaactAACAATTAAgtcataaaatttcatttttaaatactggcatgcacattatttttaattttaatatttgtaatttattattttctaaaaaatgattattgcaTTCTTATACGGCATgtgtaaattttgataaagatttgaataaaatcttaaaagtaatcttttgttttttaaaatcatcctctatgtgtatatatgaTAGAGGAATTTATTGATGCATTTGTATtgatgcaataataattttcggtTCTACcaaagatatattttgaaacgCTGTGTAGTACAACTTGGCAAAAAGTGACAGCAACACggtaattaatatacattttttacaatacaagCTGAATAATCTAATGTGCAAAAACATAGACAAACAACACATAATTGCGTAACATAGTTGATTTGCCTGCAAAAAAAGTGCATTGgtgattatttgtataatatgatgaataattattatcgcaCGCAATTCTCAATCAACAGACGTATAAATGTcaactttttatatacattgttgttgataaaataattttctactatattgaaataattttcaagttctatttattttgtcttttattataatatatattttaaattgtataacattacaaaatagaataatagtaataaaaatataaagtgtacatatatttttgtatatatttataaaaaatacaatttgacATTTAGACGCttattggctcattttttaattaacaaatttacattGCGATGCTTAGAATAAGGGTAAAAGAAAGATACATAGGTATAGGTCCATTTTAGGACGAATAACACTGAGTTGGAAAGACGTGTGCTTcgccatttttattttgtgtgaaCATCGACTCGTGCATTACATCAAAAAAAGCTAttgaaaaaacttgaacatttttttaagcttGTTGTGCCACCAAGATTGTATTAAGAATTTTGGTATATTCGACTTTACATGAAAAGATAGTATCATGCTTggaattataaatagaaaatgtatGGATGCACATAAGGAACGAAATACTTTCTGTAATTCTCACAcagttgtataataattacaaatttctaatttatattaacgttTAATTGTACTTTACGTCAACAAAAATTCATGTAAAATCGTTGTTTATACGAAGAATTATACAaaacattacattatataaaaatattttttataatttgccgaattatcttaaaagaataaagatttaCAAGGCACGATTGTGAAACGTTGTGCGACAATAGTGTCGTGTATATAATGCTGATCGTTTACTAACCTAATCAGCAATCCTGTGTTCTCGTCGCCGGTTAATCCGATTATAATAGAGCGACTACGATTATGATTTAGCGTAATTTCGCAAGAGAGAGATGCTGGGTGCACgagagaaaacaaaataacgtTCACACATCTTTCCAACGCATTTccttctctctatctctctttctcgttcattatagttataaatattatttaaaaagttcagTCTGTGTGTGAAGAGTAATTGACGCTCAAACATTGGCTGATAATTATCACAGAAAATTTCCATGAATAAGCGTAAGTGTTTCTTGTAGAAAGACTTAAGAGAAGGTAAGAACGAAGTTTCAAAAATCGACGATCACTAGTATTGAATAAAGAATCAAGTTATCGCTTAGAATGTCTATAAAGTTGGacatttttagtattataattaaaaacgaaGTTTGTAAAGATTCATTATATGTCGAATAAGAATATCTAGTAAATGATGAATCAGTCGTTTCGCTTCTTAATGTCTAAATATGTCTGAACAGAATTTTTGCTATACAAAATTCTTCAGAATAGATCGATGGTGTTTTTGatcagttatttaaaattcataaaaattacattcatagaaataacgattattttcaataattctcgTGCGACTGTCTTGTCGAATTTGTTTTTGACAAACTATTATTTGCTGTTGATTTTGAAGTAGGCAGAAGATGAATTATAGATCATCCTTAAAAACTTAGAATCTAACGTTATTGTCTCTTGTAATGATCATCGAATGTCATGACCATCGATTCGTTTAGGAATCTTGATTCGTCTTTAGATTCCTCGATGCGTTCGCCCGCTTGCGAAACATGCCGGTAATGAGATTGGCGATCTTCATTGAATTATTTACAGACAATTCCTTCTCCAGCGTGATGACATTGTGCACCGCTCTGGAGAAATCCTGTAGGGTTTGCAGTTCGGTAATGCTCAGCGATTGTTGATTACCGACCCTCACCATGTCGTTCTTCACGGTGTCGCGTACGTTCAGACCACGCACCACGCATAGGTGTCGCAAATTCTCAGGCGTTTTTGAAAGTTCAGGAAATCGTATGATCAGGCAAAATCTGATGGTGTTGCCGAGGGTTTGCGGGCGTGCGGTCAAGAAACCTAACTTCTGATCTCGTTTAAACTTCAGTCGCTGGTCAAATATCATCATCAGTTTAGCTACTCTGACGTAAGCACGACCCAACAGTCCTGGACGGTTCTCGTTAGTACGACAGACGATTCTCAAATGGTCCTGGACGTTTACCCAAGCGGCAAGATCGCCAGTGGTGGTGACGTATACACCGCGTCCGTAGGGCCAATGTTTGCCATGAAGACGTCGGTCATCGTTTAATTCGAACTCTGTGATCGGTAACAGTAGTCCAGCTGCCGCCAGTTGCGCCCGTATTCGGCTGGGTTGTTCGAGAATTTCGTTGAGTGTGAAATACGTGCCGGCCTCGTCCTCGCTGCTGCCTTCCGCCATTAGGTCAGTTATTTCTGGACTCATTAATTGATTGGTAATTTCCCTCTCAACCTCTTCCAGTTGATTGACTGTCAGAGTCAACGGTAGACTATAATTGGTTAGATTCCGAGTGCACTCTAAAATACCGGCTTGAACATATTTGGTGGTCGGGTCTAGATCGTATTGTTCGATCGCGGTGATGATCATTTCATCCGGCAGAACCTCCTCGCCTTCCTCGCTTTCGACACTAAAGAAACGTGGTGACGGATGATCGGGTAGGTCGCCGCTCGCTGTTACACCATGTACCTCCCGAATGAAAGGATCGAAGAACTCCGTAAAGACGACATAACTCTCGAAGTCGGGCGCAACCACCCCGTAACCGTGATCTTCGTCCGCAACGATGCTGACGTTTGAGTAGGCGCTGTTAGTCTTGCTCCCGTTGCCCGTGATGGTACCGTATTTTTTCAGAGTAGGCCAGATCACATCAAAAAGATTGTGGTCCATGCGAGTCACACGGTGCTTGAGCAAATCGAATACGGGCCGTTGCAGACAACGAGCGACTAGTGTACCGGCGTTCGGGGTCTTCGGTATCGATGATCGTCGGTTGCCCGCCAGCAATCGGAAACATCGTTCTAGGGTAGCCAGGATTTCAGGCTCGCTTACATCTCGTCGAGCTGAGTAGACATCACCTCCAGGTACTGTAGATCTCGGCAGAGTTAGCAGCAGCGACGATTGAAAGAATAGCCGGGTTAACAACCATCGGCGTTAGAGATATGGAGAGAGTTGATGAGAAAAAACGAATAAGCAAATTTCGCGGTAACATTAGTGACAATTATCAAAGAGcgaatattagaaaattgaaCTTCAAATggaatattctatttaaagcAGCGTATGAGAAGGTGAAATTGAtttgttttacaatttgtGACAGTGATCTTTTACAtacttaaaatcttaaaaagtttaaagttttgtaaagaataattattgcaaGATCAAGAAAATTTCACGTTTTCAATGCGACTATGGaacttaacaattaaaattctattttcttaatgttgcaataaaattataaaactttctaatgcaaattattgaatttaagtaaaaatctgtggattatatttaatgaatttatatttcacatcTTAACTCGATCAACGCGTTGAAATGTTAAGTGTTGATTTGATTacatactattattaaaataattgagcAAAACGCCAAATCAATCCacaaaattaagtaaaaattagtaaaagaaaaaaacttgtGCTTTGAATAAGTATTTCAATTAGGATTCTTACAATTTGAGAATAATTGAGGGATGATCTCATTGCgcttgtgtaaaaaaatatgttaattgatCGTATGTGAAATAGAatagtacaaaataattagttttttataaaaaccaaacaagagagttcaaaaaatcaaatttttaaacagcaaacaaaaaaattatttttaaatccttaaaattatttgtgaaaacaatttaagctttaattaatatttttaaaagaactttCTGAACTTGTTTAGTTCTTGCaagaatttaatgtttatagaataaatagaatattattattctatttattctataatattatatgtttataacatttttataacattcttaagaatttaattcttttataacgTCTTTTAAATAAGATGAAAGTAAAGGTGAACaaggaaatattataatatttaaagaagagATTGCGTACGTTTTATTCCTGTCGGAAAGGTAATGAACTAGTTTCATTTTCGTATATAGAATagcaaatgttaaatatatatattttttccattttctatGTTGTTTTTGCcggaacaaaattatttgcgaTATCACGTTACTGATAGAGAACGATTTGGCGCCATAActcagatttataaaataacgtacttatttgttttttttagaaatctcAGTTGAATTAATAACGTTGTTTTGTGTGCGACCGGGAAACAGTCAATGTTTTCTCGGAATCGCGATACATAGTGAATACTCGTGCCAAGTGCGATATTGTCGAAAATCTTTAGGAGATTTCAACTTGAATCAGAATCATCTCTTTGAACACAAAACATGAAAAGTGATATCGCGACAGGTGCCTGGACGATTTATGTcgcgtttttttaataagtatattgCTAATGTGTGTGGTGCATTATAATATCTCAAATTAAGAAATACCTTTATCCGTCAACATTTCGTCGGCGATTCTCGCGCTAGCTCCGAAATTGCGAAGAAGCTTTTTGTGTGATAGATCGCTTTGATTTTGCTTGTAATAGTCTGCCTTTTGTCCGAACTACGTGACAAAAGATAAGATTTTATGGACACTTTATTTACAATAGAATAGTTGATTTGTAAGCATgttgcgtatatttttagtattaattctCTATTTCTGTATCACTGAGTgaatttgaaatttcttttaaataatatgtatttaatcagAGAGTGCAAAAATTTCATTTGACTCTTCGTGATCACggaatgataataataatatatgataataataaaaatcgcaataaaatgttatagcACTCACATTATCCAGTACTAAAGGATTGGCACCCAGgtgtaataaaagattatagtAATGACCGTTGTCTGCGAGCGTCGCGGCGTAGTGCAATGGAGTGCGTCCGTCGAGATCGATCGCATTGGCGGTTTCTGGAAACCTTCCTGCCAGATACctaaatcaaatataaaatattcaatcgCGAATAGCATGGGTTTATAGTGTCGGTTTATAGTCTATCATTCGAACAAAAGTCTATCGTGATTATAGTCGGAGTAAATCATGAGCTAATATCAATAGCGATCAATTGATGTAACTATTTTAACAGTTATATATAGATGACGCTAATAGTGCTTATATCTCCTTTATTAGAACAGGACTGTTAAAAGTTACAGATATAGacataaatgaaaaagaaattatgaaattttgttattattcgGCGCGCAAGCacaagttatataaatatatctatgtacattacataaaaatacgttaaTACCTGATGATAGCGGTATTTCCGAAAACAACGGCGACGTGTAATGGCGTTGCGCCATGAGGTGACGACTCGTCTCGCGCCACCGCGAATTTGCGCCGATCCAGTGCACTTTGTAAGTCGCGAAGGTTTCCCTCTCGCGCTGCTATGTGCACAGCATGGATTTTTCCCTAATATTACAGaacgatatattttatataaatgtacctATGTGCTACTTTTGCGTTCTGTTAATTGACCAACaatgattatacatataagtacCATATAAGCCGGAACGTTGTCGATGAAAGCCTGGAGTTCAGGATTTCCGGACTGTCGTCCGACCAATCGTCGCCCTTCACCATTAAGAACAAGAGCTGCTAATTGTTCCATATTGCCGCTATCCATTAAGCTTTCCACGTCTAGATCACGGGCCATGCTACCCTCAGTCAACTCTACTTCCGCGGGCTCCTCATGCTCGCCGACAATGACCTGCTGTCATATTCACGTACAAAATCATGCGCGCGGCTAGGGGACACATAGACGATCGATAGGAGATATTAATCGCATGTGGGAATCCCACATGTGAATCGATCGTGTGTCTCTTGTCACGCCTACTctacatatgtgtgtatagCACTCAgggtgtaaaaaaaaagtcttcTGATAATTCTTGTTAATTACTTGAGTTTTacaaaacaaacttttatataagGAATTGTAAAAAGTTCTTCATTTTGTTGAAGGGAGTGAACTGCAAaccttttcttaatttaaaaattgttattattgaaCGTAATTACTTAATAGTTACATTACATgtcatacataattattacataatgtcATAATTCCAGGGGCGGACATAGATTGAGATATCCCGGCTTCTTCTTTGTATTATACAAGGCGCAGTGCAGTGATCATGACAATTTTATTCAGACAATACCTGCTCCTCGTCTTGTGTAGGATCATCAACTCCGGAATCGCCGGTGCTAGGCTCGTTTCTTTCTTCATTGGTTTTCTCGATCTTCGGGGATGCCTCATAAATGTCGTCCTCATCAACCGCGGTTTCAGGCCCATCTTCCTCGTCTTTCGCGACA is part of the Monomorium pharaonis isolate MP-MQ-018 chromosome 2, ASM1337386v2, whole genome shotgun sequence genome and encodes:
- the LOC105835679 gene encoding uncharacterized protein LOC105835679 → MRIKALLLLLICIAGSSIVFIAFSNQRPSIQTLVTETHKQLRSFQENLKDVEEKRLVTDSKYLALLGLDGQITTTPISLKPHNVTVVSLVRPGSEQYIYGFVRNVSHFLPNNSIVIYSVGLNEDSLQNIRFACNSSRCNVTQFDLNPFPAHVEDDTLHVYRPLVIQTALNTLGSIIYMDSNIRLNSSDVAKYLCPKSGILTWPTRHAISSLTHPKMYEYFHASAESFFFLPLIRASHLIISNFKDIREKVMLPWVQCALTRDCISPIGAQSAGCRFNKKPQYRYSGCHAYDTSALNIVLGLHFNFDDTYYVHKERETYFNKIQPEEITEEYLMITRQNNATETNVKNLIQEG
- the LOC105835678 gene encoding uncharacterized protein LOC105835678, producing MHSAVKHWLQRGELEKLENVVLEGRGARLIGENSQDLRTRVFLKGLPNYLTKISQVHDAVARGSLAETQKIISEESKKKLAIAKDSCGVPLLHKAVYYDQPEIAAWLIENYPIAPQQKDREGRTALHYCSVCKDPDSIWDLLIEGGCDASICDKRGNPASYYLEHSTEIELPEIEMTTRRRKSTGKDSMDFKPSNIRIWIHNKDIGKLQQVLWEGHGSKLRCETSNNPRIRKFLEAVPFIMSTIKEIHAIVINNDLEGFKKKLDEPISPIVLCGKDGNGLNSLHKAAGLGYTDIAREILERCPATVSAQDNEGKTPLHYAAALKDDGVMYNLLTEHGADESKLDNRQKAPAFYKNRPSDVDLSNLAMIPDAPRVSDTYPKSWDWKILEVGQAIRRGMKKVSSNDSAFGSAESTMKDSNEKRTDDEQQENEEAETPNGEEIQNEEEVQNADENEGTNEGGDENEAVENNEEETANENEEEQEEKASSDDDVVTGSVAKDEEDGPETAVDEDDIYEASPKIEKTNEERNEPSTGDSGVDDPTQDEEQQVIVGEHEEPAEVELTEGSMARDLDVESLMDSGNMEQLAALVLNGEGRRLVGRQSGNPELQAFIDNVPAYMGKIHAVHIAAREGNLRDLQSALDRRKFAVARDESSPHGATPLHVAVVFGNTAIIRYLAGRFPETANAIDLDGRTPLHYAATLADNGHYYNLLLHLGANPLVLDNFGQKADYYKQNQSDLSHKKLLRNFGASARIADEMLTDKVPGGDVYSARRDVSEPEILATLERCFRLLAGNRRSSIPKTPNAGTLVARCLQRPVFDLLKHRVTRMDHNLFDVIWPTLKKYGTITGNGSKTNSAYSNVSIVADEDHGYGVVAPDFESYVVFTEFFDPFIREVHGVTASGDLPDHPSPRFFSVESEEGEEVLPDEMIITAIEQYDLDPTTKYVQAGILECTRNLTNYSLPLTLTVNQLEEVEREITNQLMSPEITDLMAEGSSEDEAGTYFTLNEILEQPSRIRAQLAAAGLLLPITEFELNDDRRLHGKHWPYGRGVYVTTTGDLAAWVNVQDHLRIVCRTNENRPGLLGRAYVRVAKLMMIFDQRLKFKRDQKLGFLTARPQTLGNTIRFCLIIRFPELSKTPENLRHLCVVRGLNVRDTVKNDMVRVGNQQSLSITELQTLQDFSRAVHNVITLEKELSVNNSMKIANLITDDSDISIFRTEQGHYLASSLGDPLIKGLTEVANARPKDPITYLATYLYNFASKNKTKEPESDILIIPDREEENLNNIENGNTFDDDAGYPRSPDSDIPESTFSNPNRDEHGQSMIHFAAVRSYSKDGLYHLLLETLVNVGFRDELYRTARDVAEQANIRENVEEIDRFVVYLAARGETEKLVELLLEGYDHILDAEDDGVNIIDVAAQRDHEATVQFLQSIPNYVNQREEVHAAIRASDEERTRELLSKNNGGGKLLAVGKNSIGRCALHIAVLREDEGLVKFIAKTYPETLRIGDNLERTALHYAMGVPSVEVLSNILIKTGAKRVVKDLKSRQPSYYFMNKSDIERLQEEEKSMTV